The proteins below come from a single Corynebacterium cystitidis genomic window:
- the pyrF gene encoding orotidine-5'-phosphate decarboxylase, producing the protein MTTETGASAGFGDRLVAAGSDHGRLCVGIDPHASLLRDWGLGDTVSGLSEFSARCVEAFAGHVALVKPQVAFFERFGAAGYGVLEQTIQALRGAGTLVVADAKRGDIGSTMDGYADAWVGQSPLQSDAVTVSPYLGVGALAPAIERGGVFVLAATSNPEAVAFQTQRLADGRTVAQFMVDECAALNATKGSSVGSVGVVVGATLQQPPCLDHLNGPVLMPGVGAQGGTAEDVERIAGRNAHLVFPSVSRSVLGAGPDVNELRKQAIYLAKHYYSHAKGSL; encoded by the coding sequence ATGACGACAGAAACCGGCGCTAGTGCAGGTTTTGGCGATCGGCTTGTGGCTGCTGGCAGCGACCACGGACGGCTTTGTGTGGGGATTGACCCACATGCTTCCTTGCTGCGTGATTGGGGCCTGGGTGACACTGTGTCAGGGTTGAGTGAATTCTCGGCTCGCTGTGTTGAAGCTTTCGCTGGGCATGTCGCTTTAGTCAAGCCGCAGGTGGCGTTTTTTGAACGGTTCGGGGCCGCAGGGTATGGCGTGCTAGAACAGACGATCCAGGCACTTCGTGGCGCGGGCACACTAGTGGTTGCTGATGCAAAGCGCGGAGATATTGGTTCGACCATGGACGGCTACGCTGATGCATGGGTAGGCCAGAGTCCGCTGCAGTCCGACGCTGTGACTGTGTCTCCTTATCTTGGTGTAGGGGCCCTAGCTCCTGCAATTGAGCGAGGCGGTGTATTTGTCTTGGCCGCGACATCAAATCCTGAGGCAGTGGCTTTCCAGACTCAGCGCCTTGCGGACGGACGAACGGTTGCTCAGTTCATGGTGGATGAGTGCGCTGCCCTCAATGCCACAAAAGGAAGTTCGGTGGGCTCTGTTGGCGTGGTTGTTGGGGCGACACTGCAGCAACCACCCTGTCTTGATCACCTCAATGGCCCTGTGTTAATGCCTGGTGTTGGCGCTCAAGGAGGCACGGCCGAGGACGTTGAACGCATTGCGGGACGAAACGCTCACCTTGTGTTCCCTAGTGTTTCGCGCTCGGTTTTGGGCGCCGGACCAGACGTAAATGAGCTGCGGAAACAGGCGATCTACCTGGCAAAACACTACTATTCGCATGCCAAGGGTTCCCTTTGA
- the carB gene encoding carbamoyl-phosphate synthase large subunit: protein MPKRSDINHVLVIGSGPIVIGQACEFDYSGTQACRVLKEEGLRVTLINSNPATIMTDPEFADHTYVEPIEPAYIDMILKKEAAQGHKVDAILATLGGQTALNAAIQMDRMGLLDKHGVELIGADIEAIERGEDRQKFKDIVEKIGGESARSRVCYNMDEVHETVAELGLPVVVRPSFTMGGLGSGLAFSMEDLERIAGGGLEASPEANVLIEESILGWKEFELELMRDGDDNVVVIASIENVDALGVHTGDSVTVAPALTLTDREFQTMRDQGIAIIREVGVDTGGCNIQFAVNPRDGRIITIEMNPRVSRSSALASKATGFPIAKIASKLAIGYTLDEITNDITGETPAAFEPTLDYVIVKAPRFAFEKFVGSDDTLGTSMKAVGESMGIGRNYIQGLNKVLRSLETKPAGFWTQPDEYFAGDRATDVDAVLEDLKRPTDGRMYDVELAMRLGATIEQIYEASGIDPWFLAELRALVDFREKLMKAPVLGEELLREAKVFGLSDAQIAALRPELAGEEGVRSLRWSLGIRPVFKTVDTCAGEFEAKTPYYYSAYENSPLAESEVFPTQNDANGKGKGKVIILGSGPNRIGQGIEFDYSCVHAALELSEKGYETVMINNNPETVSTDYDTADRLYFEPLTFEDVMEVYHAESQSGPVAGVIVQLGGQTPLGLAQRLADAGVPIVGTSPEAIDLAEDRGEFGKVLAEANLPAPAFGTATSFEEAKNVAADIGYPVLVRPSYVLGGRGMEIVYDQESLEDYINRATELSPDHPVLVDRFLDSAIEIDVDALCDGENVYLGGVMEHIEEAGVHSGDSACALPPMTLGPEDIEKVRRSTEALAHGIDVKGLMNVQFALKDDILYVIEANPRASRTVPFSSKATGVHLAKAAARVMMGATIPELIDEGLLPDSYDGGTLPLDHPIAVKEAVLPFTRFRRADGTMLDTILGPEMKSTGEVMGLAENFGVAYAKAEAAAFGELPTAGSVFVSVANRDKRTLIFPIQRLATMGFKILSTSGTAQMLKRNGIECEVVLKASEVREGAEGKSIVERIKDGEIDMILNTPAGSSGARNDGYEIRAAAVSSDVPLMTTVQGVTAAVQGIEAIKANEVTVQSLQELDHSPQGGLR, encoded by the coding sequence ATGCCTAAGCGCTCTGATATAAACCACGTCCTGGTTATCGGCTCCGGCCCGATTGTCATCGGCCAGGCCTGCGAGTTTGACTACTCCGGTACCCAGGCCTGTCGCGTTCTTAAAGAAGAAGGCTTGCGCGTCACCCTGATTAACTCCAACCCGGCCACCATCATGACCGACCCGGAGTTTGCAGACCACACCTATGTTGAGCCAATCGAGCCGGCCTATATCGATATGATTCTTAAAAAAGAAGCGGCGCAGGGCCACAAGGTCGACGCGATCCTCGCAACGTTGGGTGGCCAAACCGCCTTGAACGCCGCGATCCAGATGGACCGGATGGGCCTGTTGGACAAGCACGGTGTCGAATTGATCGGTGCGGACATTGAGGCGATCGAACGTGGCGAAGACCGCCAGAAGTTTAAGGACATCGTCGAAAAGATCGGTGGTGAATCCGCCCGGTCGCGTGTGTGCTACAACATGGATGAGGTCCACGAAACGGTTGCAGAGCTGGGCCTGCCTGTCGTCGTTCGCCCCTCGTTCACCATGGGCGGGTTGGGCTCTGGCCTGGCGTTTTCTATGGAAGACTTGGAGCGCATCGCAGGTGGTGGCCTTGAAGCCTCGCCGGAAGCGAATGTGCTGATTGAGGAATCCATCTTGGGTTGGAAAGAGTTCGAACTTGAACTGATGCGCGACGGTGACGACAACGTGGTGGTCATCGCCTCGATCGAAAATGTTGACGCACTTGGTGTGCACACCGGTGACTCTGTCACTGTCGCACCAGCTTTGACCCTGACTGACCGCGAATTCCAGACCATGCGTGACCAAGGTATTGCGATTATCCGCGAGGTCGGGGTGGATACTGGTGGCTGCAATATCCAGTTCGCTGTTAATCCGAGGGATGGGCGCATCATCACCATCGAGATGAATCCGCGTGTATCGCGCTCGTCGGCACTAGCGTCCAAGGCGACTGGCTTCCCAATCGCGAAGATCGCCTCCAAGCTGGCCATCGGCTACACATTGGACGAGATTACCAACGACATCACCGGTGAAACACCTGCGGCGTTTGAACCAACGCTGGACTATGTCATTGTGAAGGCTCCGCGTTTCGCTTTTGAAAAGTTCGTCGGCTCCGATGACACACTTGGCACCTCCATGAAGGCTGTGGGTGAGTCGATGGGCATTGGCCGCAACTACATCCAAGGCCTCAACAAGGTTCTGCGCTCCCTGGAAACCAAGCCAGCAGGATTCTGGACACAGCCCGACGAGTATTTCGCGGGCGACCGCGCCACCGATGTCGACGCCGTGCTTGAGGATCTCAAGCGTCCTACCGATGGCCGCATGTATGACGTGGAACTAGCCATGCGTCTTGGCGCCACTATTGAGCAGATTTACGAAGCCTCCGGCATCGACCCATGGTTTTTGGCAGAGCTGCGGGCACTTGTTGATTTCCGCGAGAAGCTCATGAAAGCACCCGTGCTTGGAGAAGAATTACTCCGCGAGGCTAAAGTCTTTGGGCTTTCCGACGCCCAGATCGCAGCGCTGCGACCAGAACTTGCTGGTGAAGAAGGTGTCCGGTCGCTGCGCTGGTCGCTGGGGATTCGTCCGGTGTTCAAAACGGTTGACACGTGTGCCGGAGAATTCGAGGCGAAAACGCCGTACTACTATTCGGCCTACGAGAATTCCCCGCTGGCGGAATCTGAGGTGTTTCCCACCCAAAACGATGCCAATGGCAAGGGCAAGGGCAAGGTCATCATCCTCGGCTCCGGGCCTAACCGCATCGGTCAAGGCATTGAGTTTGACTACTCATGTGTCCACGCGGCGCTCGAGCTGTCGGAGAAGGGGTATGAGACGGTCATGATAAATAACAACCCGGAGACCGTATCCACCGACTACGACACAGCTGATCGCCTGTACTTCGAACCGCTGACGTTCGAAGACGTCATGGAGGTCTACCACGCGGAAAGCCAGTCCGGCCCCGTTGCTGGTGTCATCGTCCAGCTCGGCGGCCAGACCCCATTGGGCTTGGCGCAGCGTCTAGCAGATGCAGGTGTGCCGATCGTCGGCACGAGCCCAGAGGCGATCGATTTGGCCGAGGACCGCGGCGAATTTGGCAAGGTTCTAGCCGAAGCGAATCTGCCCGCACCAGCATTTGGGACGGCTACTTCCTTTGAGGAGGCGAAGAATGTCGCAGCGGATATCGGTTATCCGGTTCTCGTCCGCCCATCGTACGTGTTGGGTGGGCGCGGAATGGAGATCGTTTACGACCAAGAATCGCTCGAGGATTACATCAACCGTGCTACTGAACTGTCTCCTGACCACCCGGTGCTTGTCGATAGGTTTTTAGATTCTGCGATCGAGATTGATGTTGACGCCCTGTGCGACGGTGAGAACGTCTACCTGGGCGGCGTTATGGAGCACATTGAGGAAGCTGGCGTGCACTCCGGCGACTCGGCGTGTGCGCTGCCTCCCATGACCTTAGGCCCCGAGGATATTGAGAAAGTGCGCAGGTCCACTGAGGCATTGGCGCACGGGATTGATGTCAAAGGGCTGATGAACGTGCAGTTCGCTCTCAAGGACGACATTCTTTACGTGATTGAGGCCAACCCCCGTGCGTCGCGGACGGTGCCATTTTCGTCGAAAGCGACCGGCGTGCACCTGGCGAAGGCCGCGGCGCGTGTGATGATGGGTGCCACGATCCCTGAGCTTATCGACGAGGGCCTCCTGCCGGACTCCTATGACGGGGGTACTCTGCCGCTGGATCATCCGATTGCCGTGAAGGAGGCGGTGCTGCCGTTTACGCGTTTCCGCCGCGCAGATGGGACGATGCTCGACACCATCCTGGGCCCGGAGATGAAGTCCACCGGCGAGGTCATGGGCTTGGCCGAGAATTTCGGTGTGGCCTACGCCAAGGCGGAGGCAGCAGCCTTCGGCGAATTGCCCACTGCTGGCAGCGTGTTTGTCTCTGTGGCCAACCGGGATAAGCGCACTTTGATCTTCCCGATTCAGCGCCTGGCGACCATGGGATTTAAGATCTTGTCAACATCGGGCACGGCGCAGATGCTTAAGCGTAACGGTATTGAGTGTGAGGTGGTGCTCAAGGCTTCCGAGGTGCGCGAGGGTGCTGAGGGCAAGTCCATTGTCGAGCGCATTAAGGACGGCGAGATTGACATGATTTTGAACACCCCTGCGGGGTCGTCGGGTGCGCGTAACGACGGCTACGAGATTCGCGCTGCTGCGGTGTCCAGTGACGTGCCTTTGATGACTACTGTGCAGGGTGTGACCGCCGCAGTGCAGGGGATCGAGGCGATTAAAGCGAACGAGGTTACCGTGCAGTCACTGCAGGAGCTGGATCACTCACCCCAGGGTGGTCTGCGATGA